One genomic region from Athalia rosae chromosome 3, iyAthRosa1.1, whole genome shotgun sequence encodes:
- the LOC105683568 gene encoding uncharacterized protein LOC105683568 isoform X1, producing MVLWATILILQGASLVAYPCLFEGSMPGIPGVPENITVMFVNPTSVRVSWSTSQVDQIEKYDVTYKPTDASLDSYRVVAVVAGNSEAVTLSGLTADTQYQLVVTAVRAGKKLRSRPIVFRTLEPPRTSPQQDAAGAVTGGPTPPPPPSAQQPQPYIQIRGVEVGIVVLVLVVWAGAIALFFNRWGKIRMLLPYQPDYKEQLKVPGTGVCAAATTSCNQHSTQHACSQHLHWSNHHVDSLDSGGGLGWPRPTRPRVNSAIDVAGFLSQEFVRRHGSTSRLCRKVRSADNLPLATSSSGQHDRRELRNIGDDLAEDDRHDDRETFLKNSANSRDHERDSRDQRRTRDDEVNFYAQINQENVPRESDIAVQESPYHQQTFRDSGTATTATSLVARRFGGGWRVGGSHEYVRCPVRQPASMDERFYRRSCDPDFGRSHRHHNHPPGHHLHHVDHHARSCDYARRTPETSLDQTPQHFGLPILSISEPSPPDEMDRVDEYL from the exons ATGGTCCTTTGGGCCACCATACTAATTTTGCAAGGAGCTAGCCTCGTCG CTTATCCTTGTTTGTTCGAAGGTTCGATGCCCGGGATACCAGGAGTTCCAGAGAATATAACGGTGATGTTTGTCAATCCAACTTCAGTCCGCGTCTCCTGGAGCACCAGTCAAGttgatcaaattgaaaaatacgaCGTTACCTATAAACCAACCGATGCCAG CCTGGACAG TTACAGGGTGGTGGCGGTTGTTGCTGGGAACAGCGAAGCGGTAACTCTGAGTGGTCTTACAGCTGACACGCAATATCAGCTGGTTGTTACGGCCGTAAGGGccggaaaaaaattgcgcaGTCGTCCGATCGTCTTCCGAACTTTAG AACCGCCGCGAACATCCCCGCAGCAGGACGCAGCAGGTGCGGTCACCGGAGGTCCGACCCCTCCGCCTCCACCTTCTGCCCAACAACCGCAGCCCTATATTCAG ATTCGCGGCGTTGAAGTCGGTATCGTAGTGCTGGTGTTGGTTGTCTGGGCGGGAGCGATCGCCCTGTTTTTTAATCGttggggaaaaattcgtatgcTTCTTCCCTACCAGCCCGATTACAAGGAACAGCTGAAAGTACCTGGAACGGGAGTTTGCGCCGCTGCTACCACTAGTTGCAATCAACACTCGACGCAGCACGCCTGCTCCCAG CATCTGCACTGGTCGAACCATCACGTCGATTCCCTGGACAGCGGGGGTGGTTTGGGGTGGCCCAGACCTACGAGACCTCGGGTTAACAGCGCGATAGACGTCGCCGGATTTCTGTCCCAG GAATTCGTACGACGTCACGGTTCGACTTCGAGGCTTTGTCGCAAAGTTCGCAGTGCAGATAATTTGCCATTGGCGACCTCAAGCAGTGGTCAACATGACCGAAGGGAACTTCGCAACATCGGCGACGATCTTGCGGAAGACGACCGCCACGACGACCGTGAAACTTTCCTAAAGAACTCTGCGAATTCGAGAGACCACGAGCGTGACTCCAGGGATCAACGAAGAACCAGGGACGATGAAGTTAACTTTTACGCACAGATTAACCAGGAAAATGTCCCCAGGGAATCCGACATCGCCGTACAAGAATCTCCTTATCACCAACAAACTTTCAG GGATTCTGGAACCGCAACCACCGCAACGTCTCTTGTGGCTCGACGTTTTGGGGGCGGTTGGCGTGTGGGCGGAAGTCACGAATATGTTAGATGTCCGGTTCGGCAGCCAGCCTCAATGGACGAAAG ATTTTATCGTCGTTCCTGCGATCCGGATTTCGGCCGTTCTCACCGGCATCACAATCATCCTCCAGGACATCATTTGCACCACGTCGATCACCACGCGAGGAGTTGCGATTACGCTCGTCGTACGCCTGAGACAAGCCTTGACCAAACGCCGCAGCATTTCGGTCTGCCAATTTTGAGTATTTCCGAGCCAAGCCCCCCCGACGAAATGGACCGCGTTGACGAGTACTTGTAG
- the LOC105683568 gene encoding uncharacterized protein LOC105683568 isoform X3, translated as MVLWATILILQGASLVAYPCLFEGSMPGIPGVPENITVMFVNPTSVRVSWSTSQVDQIEKYDVTYKPTDASYRVVAVVAGNSEAVTLSGLTADTQYQLVVTAVRAGKKLRSRPIVFRTLEPPRTSPQQDAAGAVTGGPTPPPPPSAQQPQPYIQIRGVEVGIVVLVLVVWAGAIALFFNRWGKIRMLLPYQPDYKEQLKVPGTGVCAAATTSCNQHSTQHACSQHLHWSNHHVDSLDSGGGLGWPRPTRPRVNSAIDVAGFLSQEFVRRHGSTSRLCRKVRSADNLPLATSSSGQHDRRELRNIGDDLAEDDRHDDRETFLKNSANSRDHERDSRDQRRTRDDEVNFYAQINQENVPRESDIAVQESPYHQQTFRDSGTATTATSLVARRFGGGWRVGGSHEYVRCPVRQPASMDERFYRRSCDPDFGRSHRHHNHPPGHHLHHVDHHARSCDYARRTPETSLDQTPQHFGLPILSISEPSPPDEMDRVDEYL; from the exons ATGGTCCTTTGGGCCACCATACTAATTTTGCAAGGAGCTAGCCTCGTCG CTTATCCTTGTTTGTTCGAAGGTTCGATGCCCGGGATACCAGGAGTTCCAGAGAATATAACGGTGATGTTTGTCAATCCAACTTCAGTCCGCGTCTCCTGGAGCACCAGTCAAGttgatcaaattgaaaaatacgaCGTTACCTATAAACCAACCGATGCCAG TTACAGGGTGGTGGCGGTTGTTGCTGGGAACAGCGAAGCGGTAACTCTGAGTGGTCTTACAGCTGACACGCAATATCAGCTGGTTGTTACGGCCGTAAGGGccggaaaaaaattgcgcaGTCGTCCGATCGTCTTCCGAACTTTAG AACCGCCGCGAACATCCCCGCAGCAGGACGCAGCAGGTGCGGTCACCGGAGGTCCGACCCCTCCGCCTCCACCTTCTGCCCAACAACCGCAGCCCTATATTCAG ATTCGCGGCGTTGAAGTCGGTATCGTAGTGCTGGTGTTGGTTGTCTGGGCGGGAGCGATCGCCCTGTTTTTTAATCGttggggaaaaattcgtatgcTTCTTCCCTACCAGCCCGATTACAAGGAACAGCTGAAAGTACCTGGAACGGGAGTTTGCGCCGCTGCTACCACTAGTTGCAATCAACACTCGACGCAGCACGCCTGCTCCCAG CATCTGCACTGGTCGAACCATCACGTCGATTCCCTGGACAGCGGGGGTGGTTTGGGGTGGCCCAGACCTACGAGACCTCGGGTTAACAGCGCGATAGACGTCGCCGGATTTCTGTCCCAG GAATTCGTACGACGTCACGGTTCGACTTCGAGGCTTTGTCGCAAAGTTCGCAGTGCAGATAATTTGCCATTGGCGACCTCAAGCAGTGGTCAACATGACCGAAGGGAACTTCGCAACATCGGCGACGATCTTGCGGAAGACGACCGCCACGACGACCGTGAAACTTTCCTAAAGAACTCTGCGAATTCGAGAGACCACGAGCGTGACTCCAGGGATCAACGAAGAACCAGGGACGATGAAGTTAACTTTTACGCACAGATTAACCAGGAAAATGTCCCCAGGGAATCCGACATCGCCGTACAAGAATCTCCTTATCACCAACAAACTTTCAG GGATTCTGGAACCGCAACCACCGCAACGTCTCTTGTGGCTCGACGTTTTGGGGGCGGTTGGCGTGTGGGCGGAAGTCACGAATATGTTAGATGTCCGGTTCGGCAGCCAGCCTCAATGGACGAAAG ATTTTATCGTCGTTCCTGCGATCCGGATTTCGGCCGTTCTCACCGGCATCACAATCATCCTCCAGGACATCATTTGCACCACGTCGATCACCACGCGAGGAGTTGCGATTACGCTCGTCGTACGCCTGAGACAAGCCTTGACCAAACGCCGCAGCATTTCGGTCTGCCAATTTTGAGTATTTCCGAGCCAAGCCCCCCCGACGAAATGGACCGCGTTGACGAGTACTTGTAG
- the LOC105683568 gene encoding uncharacterized protein LOC105683568 isoform X5, which yields MVLWATILILQGASLVGSMPGIPGVPENITVMFVNPTSVRVSWSTSQVDQIEKYDVTYKPTDASLDSYRVVAVVAGNSEAVTLSGLTADTQYQLVVTAVRAGKKLRSRPIVFRTLEPPRTSPQQDAAGAVTGGPTPPPPPSAQQPQPYIQIRGVEVGIVVLVLVVWAGAIALFFNRWGKIRMLLPYQPDYKEQLKVPGTGVCAAATTSCNQHSTQHACSQHLHWSNHHVDSLDSGGGLGWPRPTRPRVNSAIDVAGFLSQEFVRRHGSTSRLCRKVRSADNLPLATSSSGQHDRRELRNIGDDLAEDDRHDDRETFLKNSANSRDHERDSRDQRRTRDDEVNFYAQINQENVPRESDIAVQESPYHQQTFRDSGTATTATSLVARRFGGGWRVGGSHEYVRCPVRQPASMDERFYRRSCDPDFGRSHRHHNHPPGHHLHHVDHHARSCDYARRTPETSLDQTPQHFGLPILSISEPSPPDEMDRVDEYL from the exons ATGGTCCTTTGGGCCACCATACTAATTTTGCAAGGAGCTAGCCTCGTCG GTTCGATGCCCGGGATACCAGGAGTTCCAGAGAATATAACGGTGATGTTTGTCAATCCAACTTCAGTCCGCGTCTCCTGGAGCACCAGTCAAGttgatcaaattgaaaaatacgaCGTTACCTATAAACCAACCGATGCCAG CCTGGACAG TTACAGGGTGGTGGCGGTTGTTGCTGGGAACAGCGAAGCGGTAACTCTGAGTGGTCTTACAGCTGACACGCAATATCAGCTGGTTGTTACGGCCGTAAGGGccggaaaaaaattgcgcaGTCGTCCGATCGTCTTCCGAACTTTAG AACCGCCGCGAACATCCCCGCAGCAGGACGCAGCAGGTGCGGTCACCGGAGGTCCGACCCCTCCGCCTCCACCTTCTGCCCAACAACCGCAGCCCTATATTCAG ATTCGCGGCGTTGAAGTCGGTATCGTAGTGCTGGTGTTGGTTGTCTGGGCGGGAGCGATCGCCCTGTTTTTTAATCGttggggaaaaattcgtatgcTTCTTCCCTACCAGCCCGATTACAAGGAACAGCTGAAAGTACCTGGAACGGGAGTTTGCGCCGCTGCTACCACTAGTTGCAATCAACACTCGACGCAGCACGCCTGCTCCCAG CATCTGCACTGGTCGAACCATCACGTCGATTCCCTGGACAGCGGGGGTGGTTTGGGGTGGCCCAGACCTACGAGACCTCGGGTTAACAGCGCGATAGACGTCGCCGGATTTCTGTCCCAG GAATTCGTACGACGTCACGGTTCGACTTCGAGGCTTTGTCGCAAAGTTCGCAGTGCAGATAATTTGCCATTGGCGACCTCAAGCAGTGGTCAACATGACCGAAGGGAACTTCGCAACATCGGCGACGATCTTGCGGAAGACGACCGCCACGACGACCGTGAAACTTTCCTAAAGAACTCTGCGAATTCGAGAGACCACGAGCGTGACTCCAGGGATCAACGAAGAACCAGGGACGATGAAGTTAACTTTTACGCACAGATTAACCAGGAAAATGTCCCCAGGGAATCCGACATCGCCGTACAAGAATCTCCTTATCACCAACAAACTTTCAG GGATTCTGGAACCGCAACCACCGCAACGTCTCTTGTGGCTCGACGTTTTGGGGGCGGTTGGCGTGTGGGCGGAAGTCACGAATATGTTAGATGTCCGGTTCGGCAGCCAGCCTCAATGGACGAAAG ATTTTATCGTCGTTCCTGCGATCCGGATTTCGGCCGTTCTCACCGGCATCACAATCATCCTCCAGGACATCATTTGCACCACGTCGATCACCACGCGAGGAGTTGCGATTACGCTCGTCGTACGCCTGAGACAAGCCTTGACCAAACGCCGCAGCATTTCGGTCTGCCAATTTTGAGTATTTCCGAGCCAAGCCCCCCCGACGAAATGGACCGCGTTGACGAGTACTTGTAG
- the LOC105683568 gene encoding uncharacterized protein LOC105683568 isoform X6 — translation MVLWATILILQGASLVGSMPGIPGVPENITVMFVNPTSVRVSWSTSQVDQIEKYDVTYKPTDASYRVVAVVAGNSEAVTLSGLTADTQYQLVVTAVRAGKKLRSRPIVFRTLEPPRTSPQQDAAGAVTGGPTPPPPPSAQQPQPYIQIRGVEVGIVVLVLVVWAGAIALFFNRWGKIRMLLPYQPDYKEQLKVPGTGVCAAATTSCNQHSTQHACSQHLHWSNHHVDSLDSGGGLGWPRPTRPRVNSAIDVAGFLSQEFVRRHGSTSRLCRKVRSADNLPLATSSSGQHDRRELRNIGDDLAEDDRHDDRETFLKNSANSRDHERDSRDQRRTRDDEVNFYAQINQENVPRESDIAVQESPYHQQTFRDSGTATTATSLVARRFGGGWRVGGSHEYVRCPVRQPASMDERFYRRSCDPDFGRSHRHHNHPPGHHLHHVDHHARSCDYARRTPETSLDQTPQHFGLPILSISEPSPPDEMDRVDEYL, via the exons ATGGTCCTTTGGGCCACCATACTAATTTTGCAAGGAGCTAGCCTCGTCG GTTCGATGCCCGGGATACCAGGAGTTCCAGAGAATATAACGGTGATGTTTGTCAATCCAACTTCAGTCCGCGTCTCCTGGAGCACCAGTCAAGttgatcaaattgaaaaatacgaCGTTACCTATAAACCAACCGATGCCAG TTACAGGGTGGTGGCGGTTGTTGCTGGGAACAGCGAAGCGGTAACTCTGAGTGGTCTTACAGCTGACACGCAATATCAGCTGGTTGTTACGGCCGTAAGGGccggaaaaaaattgcgcaGTCGTCCGATCGTCTTCCGAACTTTAG AACCGCCGCGAACATCCCCGCAGCAGGACGCAGCAGGTGCGGTCACCGGAGGTCCGACCCCTCCGCCTCCACCTTCTGCCCAACAACCGCAGCCCTATATTCAG ATTCGCGGCGTTGAAGTCGGTATCGTAGTGCTGGTGTTGGTTGTCTGGGCGGGAGCGATCGCCCTGTTTTTTAATCGttggggaaaaattcgtatgcTTCTTCCCTACCAGCCCGATTACAAGGAACAGCTGAAAGTACCTGGAACGGGAGTTTGCGCCGCTGCTACCACTAGTTGCAATCAACACTCGACGCAGCACGCCTGCTCCCAG CATCTGCACTGGTCGAACCATCACGTCGATTCCCTGGACAGCGGGGGTGGTTTGGGGTGGCCCAGACCTACGAGACCTCGGGTTAACAGCGCGATAGACGTCGCCGGATTTCTGTCCCAG GAATTCGTACGACGTCACGGTTCGACTTCGAGGCTTTGTCGCAAAGTTCGCAGTGCAGATAATTTGCCATTGGCGACCTCAAGCAGTGGTCAACATGACCGAAGGGAACTTCGCAACATCGGCGACGATCTTGCGGAAGACGACCGCCACGACGACCGTGAAACTTTCCTAAAGAACTCTGCGAATTCGAGAGACCACGAGCGTGACTCCAGGGATCAACGAAGAACCAGGGACGATGAAGTTAACTTTTACGCACAGATTAACCAGGAAAATGTCCCCAGGGAATCCGACATCGCCGTACAAGAATCTCCTTATCACCAACAAACTTTCAG GGATTCTGGAACCGCAACCACCGCAACGTCTCTTGTGGCTCGACGTTTTGGGGGCGGTTGGCGTGTGGGCGGAAGTCACGAATATGTTAGATGTCCGGTTCGGCAGCCAGCCTCAATGGACGAAAG ATTTTATCGTCGTTCCTGCGATCCGGATTTCGGCCGTTCTCACCGGCATCACAATCATCCTCCAGGACATCATTTGCACCACGTCGATCACCACGCGAGGAGTTGCGATTACGCTCGTCGTACGCCTGAGACAAGCCTTGACCAAACGCCGCAGCATTTCGGTCTGCCAATTTTGAGTATTTCCGAGCCAAGCCCCCCCGACGAAATGGACCGCGTTGACGAGTACTTGTAG
- the LOC105683568 gene encoding uncharacterized protein LOC105683568 isoform X2 — protein MVLWATILILQGASLVAYPCLFEGSMPGIPGVPENITVMFVNPTSVRVSWSTSQVDQIEKYDVTYKPTDASLDRVVAVVAGNSEAVTLSGLTADTQYQLVVTAVRAGKKLRSRPIVFRTLEPPRTSPQQDAAGAVTGGPTPPPPPSAQQPQPYIQIRGVEVGIVVLVLVVWAGAIALFFNRWGKIRMLLPYQPDYKEQLKVPGTGVCAAATTSCNQHSTQHACSQHLHWSNHHVDSLDSGGGLGWPRPTRPRVNSAIDVAGFLSQEFVRRHGSTSRLCRKVRSADNLPLATSSSGQHDRRELRNIGDDLAEDDRHDDRETFLKNSANSRDHERDSRDQRRTRDDEVNFYAQINQENVPRESDIAVQESPYHQQTFRDSGTATTATSLVARRFGGGWRVGGSHEYVRCPVRQPASMDERFYRRSCDPDFGRSHRHHNHPPGHHLHHVDHHARSCDYARRTPETSLDQTPQHFGLPILSISEPSPPDEMDRVDEYL, from the exons ATGGTCCTTTGGGCCACCATACTAATTTTGCAAGGAGCTAGCCTCGTCG CTTATCCTTGTTTGTTCGAAGGTTCGATGCCCGGGATACCAGGAGTTCCAGAGAATATAACGGTGATGTTTGTCAATCCAACTTCAGTCCGCGTCTCCTGGAGCACCAGTCAAGttgatcaaattgaaaaatacgaCGTTACCTATAAACCAACCGATGCCAG CCTGGACAG GGTGGTGGCGGTTGTTGCTGGGAACAGCGAAGCGGTAACTCTGAGTGGTCTTACAGCTGACACGCAATATCAGCTGGTTGTTACGGCCGTAAGGGccggaaaaaaattgcgcaGTCGTCCGATCGTCTTCCGAACTTTAG AACCGCCGCGAACATCCCCGCAGCAGGACGCAGCAGGTGCGGTCACCGGAGGTCCGACCCCTCCGCCTCCACCTTCTGCCCAACAACCGCAGCCCTATATTCAG ATTCGCGGCGTTGAAGTCGGTATCGTAGTGCTGGTGTTGGTTGTCTGGGCGGGAGCGATCGCCCTGTTTTTTAATCGttggggaaaaattcgtatgcTTCTTCCCTACCAGCCCGATTACAAGGAACAGCTGAAAGTACCTGGAACGGGAGTTTGCGCCGCTGCTACCACTAGTTGCAATCAACACTCGACGCAGCACGCCTGCTCCCAG CATCTGCACTGGTCGAACCATCACGTCGATTCCCTGGACAGCGGGGGTGGTTTGGGGTGGCCCAGACCTACGAGACCTCGGGTTAACAGCGCGATAGACGTCGCCGGATTTCTGTCCCAG GAATTCGTACGACGTCACGGTTCGACTTCGAGGCTTTGTCGCAAAGTTCGCAGTGCAGATAATTTGCCATTGGCGACCTCAAGCAGTGGTCAACATGACCGAAGGGAACTTCGCAACATCGGCGACGATCTTGCGGAAGACGACCGCCACGACGACCGTGAAACTTTCCTAAAGAACTCTGCGAATTCGAGAGACCACGAGCGTGACTCCAGGGATCAACGAAGAACCAGGGACGATGAAGTTAACTTTTACGCACAGATTAACCAGGAAAATGTCCCCAGGGAATCCGACATCGCCGTACAAGAATCTCCTTATCACCAACAAACTTTCAG GGATTCTGGAACCGCAACCACCGCAACGTCTCTTGTGGCTCGACGTTTTGGGGGCGGTTGGCGTGTGGGCGGAAGTCACGAATATGTTAGATGTCCGGTTCGGCAGCCAGCCTCAATGGACGAAAG ATTTTATCGTCGTTCCTGCGATCCGGATTTCGGCCGTTCTCACCGGCATCACAATCATCCTCCAGGACATCATTTGCACCACGTCGATCACCACGCGAGGAGTTGCGATTACGCTCGTCGTACGCCTGAGACAAGCCTTGACCAAACGCCGCAGCATTTCGGTCTGCCAATTTTGAGTATTTCCGAGCCAAGCCCCCCCGACGAAATGGACCGCGTTGACGAGTACTTGTAG
- the LOC105683568 gene encoding uncharacterized protein LOC105683568 isoform X4: MVLWATILILQGASLVAYPCLFEGSMPGIPGVPENITVMFVNPTSVRVSWSTSQVDQIEKYDVTYKPTDARVVAVVAGNSEAVTLSGLTADTQYQLVVTAVRAGKKLRSRPIVFRTLEPPRTSPQQDAAGAVTGGPTPPPPPSAQQPQPYIQIRGVEVGIVVLVLVVWAGAIALFFNRWGKIRMLLPYQPDYKEQLKVPGTGVCAAATTSCNQHSTQHACSQHLHWSNHHVDSLDSGGGLGWPRPTRPRVNSAIDVAGFLSQEFVRRHGSTSRLCRKVRSADNLPLATSSSGQHDRRELRNIGDDLAEDDRHDDRETFLKNSANSRDHERDSRDQRRTRDDEVNFYAQINQENVPRESDIAVQESPYHQQTFRDSGTATTATSLVARRFGGGWRVGGSHEYVRCPVRQPASMDERFYRRSCDPDFGRSHRHHNHPPGHHLHHVDHHARSCDYARRTPETSLDQTPQHFGLPILSISEPSPPDEMDRVDEYL, translated from the exons ATGGTCCTTTGGGCCACCATACTAATTTTGCAAGGAGCTAGCCTCGTCG CTTATCCTTGTTTGTTCGAAGGTTCGATGCCCGGGATACCAGGAGTTCCAGAGAATATAACGGTGATGTTTGTCAATCCAACTTCAGTCCGCGTCTCCTGGAGCACCAGTCAAGttgatcaaattgaaaaatacgaCGTTACCTATAAACCAACCGATGCCAG GGTGGTGGCGGTTGTTGCTGGGAACAGCGAAGCGGTAACTCTGAGTGGTCTTACAGCTGACACGCAATATCAGCTGGTTGTTACGGCCGTAAGGGccggaaaaaaattgcgcaGTCGTCCGATCGTCTTCCGAACTTTAG AACCGCCGCGAACATCCCCGCAGCAGGACGCAGCAGGTGCGGTCACCGGAGGTCCGACCCCTCCGCCTCCACCTTCTGCCCAACAACCGCAGCCCTATATTCAG ATTCGCGGCGTTGAAGTCGGTATCGTAGTGCTGGTGTTGGTTGTCTGGGCGGGAGCGATCGCCCTGTTTTTTAATCGttggggaaaaattcgtatgcTTCTTCCCTACCAGCCCGATTACAAGGAACAGCTGAAAGTACCTGGAACGGGAGTTTGCGCCGCTGCTACCACTAGTTGCAATCAACACTCGACGCAGCACGCCTGCTCCCAG CATCTGCACTGGTCGAACCATCACGTCGATTCCCTGGACAGCGGGGGTGGTTTGGGGTGGCCCAGACCTACGAGACCTCGGGTTAACAGCGCGATAGACGTCGCCGGATTTCTGTCCCAG GAATTCGTACGACGTCACGGTTCGACTTCGAGGCTTTGTCGCAAAGTTCGCAGTGCAGATAATTTGCCATTGGCGACCTCAAGCAGTGGTCAACATGACCGAAGGGAACTTCGCAACATCGGCGACGATCTTGCGGAAGACGACCGCCACGACGACCGTGAAACTTTCCTAAAGAACTCTGCGAATTCGAGAGACCACGAGCGTGACTCCAGGGATCAACGAAGAACCAGGGACGATGAAGTTAACTTTTACGCACAGATTAACCAGGAAAATGTCCCCAGGGAATCCGACATCGCCGTACAAGAATCTCCTTATCACCAACAAACTTTCAG GGATTCTGGAACCGCAACCACCGCAACGTCTCTTGTGGCTCGACGTTTTGGGGGCGGTTGGCGTGTGGGCGGAAGTCACGAATATGTTAGATGTCCGGTTCGGCAGCCAGCCTCAATGGACGAAAG ATTTTATCGTCGTTCCTGCGATCCGGATTTCGGCCGTTCTCACCGGCATCACAATCATCCTCCAGGACATCATTTGCACCACGTCGATCACCACGCGAGGAGTTGCGATTACGCTCGTCGTACGCCTGAGACAAGCCTTGACCAAACGCCGCAGCATTTCGGTCTGCCAATTTTGAGTATTTCCGAGCCAAGCCCCCCCGACGAAATGGACCGCGTTGACGAGTACTTGTAG